A part of Aegilops tauschii subsp. strangulata cultivar AL8/78 chromosome 2, Aet v6.0, whole genome shotgun sequence genomic DNA contains:
- the LOC109778413 gene encoding uncharacterized protein has protein sequence MSLWASSWADPSTRVTLTGGTAVVSDQADHQQIQERRGDQRWGGSADLPRFHEQERRSFLTRQTTNKSKSGGAIKGGAEAPISPDSMSRSGGGGRGRQQPEAESAAVPVPGPCASTHRALAECHRRAARGPLQPEVLCRHLNRALAECVVSMCCPGETDAVRTLCGSSGTALKRSQCERARIDLSLCLEAHT, from the coding sequence ATGAGCCTCTGGGCGAGCTCATGGGCCGACCCATCAACTCGGGTGACCCTAACCGGCGGGACGGCGGTCGTTTCTGACCAGGCAGACCACCAACAAATCCAAGAGCGGAGGGGCGATCAAAGGTGGGGCGGAAGCGCCGATCTCCCCCGATTCCATGAGCAGGAGCGGCGGTCGTTTCTGACCAGGCAGACCACCAACAAATCCAAGAGCGGAGGGGCGATCAAAGGTGGGGCGGAAGCGCCGATCTCCCCCGATTCCATGAgcaggagcggcggcggcggccgcgggAGACAACAACCCGAGGCCGAATCTGCGGCCGTGCCCGTCCCGGGGCCCTGCGCCTCGACCCATCGGGCTCTCGCCGAGTGCCACCGCCGTGCCGCCCGCGGCCCGCTGCAGCCCGAGGTGCTGTGCCGACACCTCAACCGGGCCCTGGCTGAGTGCGTGGTGAGCATGTGTTGCCCCGGCGAGACCGACGCCGTGCGCACGCTCTGCGGCAGCTCCGGCACCGCGCTCAAGCGCTCCCAGTGCGAGCGCGCGCGCATCGACCTCTCCCTATGCCTCGAGGCCCATACATGA